One Pseudodesulfovibrio cashew DNA window includes the following coding sequences:
- a CDS encoding 2-isopropylmalate synthase, whose protein sequence is MADRVYVFDTTLRDGEQSPGATMNLDEKIRMARQLETLGVDIIEAGFPIASEGDFEAVRAIAKAVDNVQVAGLCRAVKGDIDRCWEAVKEAKHPRIHTFLATSEIHMKHKLGKTADQVLVMAENAVKHARQYTDNVEFSAEDASRSDWDFLVKVTETVIAAGAKVVNIPDTVGYTQPFEYYELIKYLMDNVKNIDDAIISVHCHNDLGSAVANSLAAIRAGARQVECTVLGIGERAGNAALEDLVMALNTRKELYNVETGIVTEQIFPSCRRLSQIIGMPIPPNKAIVGANAFAHESGVHQDGVIKNRLTYEIMTPASIGRTSNDIVIGKHSGSHAVKNKAEELGYELDDEQVQVLFKAVKDLADKKEQVFDEDVEALILEKVYRRLDKFRLVDMSVFSGTGDVPPHAAVVMEFGEEGGETEVRKTSSFGEGSIDAVFQSIYSLVGVAPKLEVYSVNAVTEGSDALAGVAVRIEDSGVKAVGRANDGDVVKASALAMINALNRMDKAKEEK, encoded by the coding sequence ATGGCAGACAGAGTGTACGTATTCGACACCACCTTGCGTGACGGCGAACAATCTCCGGGCGCAACCATGAACCTGGACGAGAAAATCCGCATGGCCCGCCAATTGGAAACCCTGGGCGTGGACATTATAGAAGCCGGTTTTCCCATCGCCAGCGAAGGTGACTTCGAAGCGGTCCGGGCCATCGCCAAGGCCGTTGACAACGTCCAGGTCGCGGGCCTGTGCCGTGCAGTCAAGGGCGACATCGATCGCTGCTGGGAAGCGGTGAAGGAAGCCAAGCATCCGCGTATTCATACCTTCCTCGCCACCAGTGAAATTCATATGAAACACAAGCTGGGCAAGACCGCCGATCAGGTGCTGGTCATGGCCGAGAACGCGGTCAAACACGCCCGGCAGTACACGGACAACGTGGAGTTTTCCGCCGAGGACGCTTCTCGTTCCGACTGGGACTTTCTGGTCAAGGTCACCGAGACCGTTATTGCGGCCGGGGCCAAGGTGGTCAATATCCCGGATACCGTGGGCTACACCCAGCCGTTTGAGTACTATGAATTGATCAAGTACCTGATGGACAACGTGAAGAACATCGACGACGCTATCATTTCCGTCCATTGCCATAACGATCTGGGGTCTGCAGTGGCCAACAGCCTGGCCGCCATCCGCGCCGGAGCCCGCCAGGTGGAGTGCACCGTACTCGGCATCGGCGAGCGCGCTGGCAACGCCGCCCTGGAAGATTTGGTCATGGCGCTGAACACCCGCAAGGAGCTCTACAATGTGGAGACCGGCATCGTCACCGAGCAGATCTTCCCCTCCTGCCGTCGTCTCTCCCAGATCATAGGCATGCCGATCCCGCCCAACAAGGCCATCGTGGGCGCCAACGCCTTTGCTCACGAGTCCGGCGTGCACCAGGACGGCGTCATCAAGAATCGCCTGACCTACGAGATCATGACTCCGGCCTCCATCGGACGGACTTCCAATGACATCGTCATCGGCAAGCATTCCGGCTCCCACGCGGTCAAGAACAAGGCCGAGGAGCTGGGATACGAATTGGATGACGAGCAGGTCCAGGTGCTCTTCAAGGCGGTCAAGGATTTGGCCGACAAGAAGGAGCAGGTCTTTGACGAGGACGTGGAGGCGCTCATTCTGGAGAAAGTCTACCGCCGTCTGGACAAGTTCCGGTTGGTGGACATGTCGGTCTTTTCCGGCACCGGCGACGTACCCCCGCATGCGGCGGTGGTTATGGAGTTCGGGGAAGAGGGCGGCGAGACTGAGGTCCGCAAGACCAGCTCCTTTGGCGAAGGTTCCATTGACGCCGTGTTCCAGTCCATCTACAGCTTGGTGGGGGTTGCCCCGAAACTCGAAGTCTACTCGGTCAACGCCGTTACCGAAGGGTCCGACGCCCTGGCCGGTGTTGCCGTGCGCATAGAAGATTCAGGCGTCAAGGCCGTGGGCCGCGCCAACGACGGCGATGTCGTCAAGGCCAGCGCCTTGGCCATGATCAACGCCCTGAACAGAATGGATAAAGCCAAAGAGGAGAAATAG
- the leuC gene encoding 3-isopropylmalate dehydratase large subunit, with protein sequence MGQTLAEKILQNHTDQEITEAGQIVQCSVDMVLANDITAPLAIKSFKAMGAKKVFDKDKISLVCDHFTPNKDIDSAEQVKVVREFAEEMGVTHYYECGEVGVEHALLPEKGIVGPGDIVVGADSHTCTYGGLGAFATGMGSTDIGAAMALGETWFKVPPTIRVNLTGTPKEYVGAKDFVLNQIGRLGVSGALYKALEYGGEVVDNMSMEGRMTIANMAIEAGGKVGLFPVDAKTLEYAKQAGFSGGVAMTADADAVYEQVLNIDVTDMDPQVACPHLPDNVKPVDETAGLNIHQAVIGSCTNGRIEDMREAAAILKGRKVDPKVRCIILPATPSIWKACMSEGLMEIFMDAGCIVGPPTCGPCLGGHMGILAGGERAIATTNRNFKGRMGSLESEVFLSNPAVAAASAVAGEIINPAKL encoded by the coding sequence ATGGGTCAGACGTTAGCTGAAAAAATCCTGCAGAATCATACGGACCAGGAGATCACCGAGGCCGGACAGATCGTCCAGTGTTCGGTGGACATGGTCCTGGCCAACGACATTACCGCCCCCCTGGCCATCAAGTCGTTCAAGGCCATGGGCGCGAAGAAAGTGTTCGACAAGGACAAGATTTCCCTGGTCTGCGATCACTTCACCCCGAACAAGGACATTGACTCCGCCGAGCAGGTCAAGGTCGTCCGAGAGTTCGCCGAGGAAATGGGAGTGACCCATTACTATGAATGCGGCGAGGTCGGCGTGGAACACGCGCTGCTGCCCGAGAAGGGCATCGTTGGTCCCGGTGACATCGTTGTGGGCGCTGACTCCCACACCTGCACCTACGGCGGTCTGGGCGCTTTCGCCACGGGCATGGGCTCCACCGACATCGGCGCGGCCATGGCTCTGGGCGAGACCTGGTTCAAGGTGCCGCCGACCATCCGCGTGAACCTGACTGGTACGCCCAAGGAGTACGTGGGCGCCAAGGACTTCGTCCTCAACCAGATCGGTCGCCTGGGCGTCTCCGGCGCGCTGTACAAGGCTCTGGAATACGGCGGCGAGGTAGTCGACAACATGTCCATGGAAGGGCGGATGACCATCGCCAACATGGCCATCGAGGCAGGCGGCAAGGTCGGCCTGTTCCCGGTGGACGCCAAGACCCTTGAGTACGCGAAGCAGGCCGGTTTCTCCGGGGGCGTGGCCATGACCGCCGACGCCGACGCCGTGTACGAGCAGGTCCTGAATATCGACGTTACCGACATGGACCCGCAGGTTGCCTGCCCGCACTTGCCGGACAACGTCAAGCCTGTTGACGAGACCGCCGGTCTCAACATCCACCAGGCCGTTATCGGCTCCTGCACCAACGGTCGCATCGAGGACATGCGCGAGGCTGCTGCCATCCTCAAGGGCCGCAAGGTTGACCCCAAGGTCCGCTGCATCATTCTGCCCGCCACTCCCTCCATCTGGAAGGCGTGCATGAGCGAAGGGCTGATGGAAATCTTCATGGACGCCGGTTGCATCGTGGGCCCGCCCACCTGCGGCCCGTGCCTGGGTGGTCACATGGGCATCCTGGCGGGCGGCGAGCGCGCCATTGCCACCACCAACCGCAACTTCAAGGGCCGCATGGGCTCCCTGGAGTCCGAGGTCTTCCTGTCCAACCCCGCCGTGGCCGCTGCCAGTGCCGTGGCCGGTGAGATCATCAACCCCGCCAAGCTGTAG
- a CDS encoding 3-isopropylmalate dehydratase small subunit: MNVTGTAHKVGDHIDTDAIIPARFLVTTDAKELGANCMEGLEAGWVERVKENDVMVGGVNFGCGSSREHAPISILGAGIPVVIAHSFARIFYRNGFNMGLVLLEIGDDIDKFSDKDEIEVDTATGAIKNLTTGVTVQAAAVPPFMQEILNAGGLVEYAKKKLA; the protein is encoded by the coding sequence ATGAACGTTACCGGAACCGCCCATAAAGTGGGCGATCATATCGATACGGACGCCATCATCCCGGCTCGTTTCCTGGTCACCACTGATGCCAAGGAGCTGGGTGCCAACTGCATGGAAGGCCTGGAGGCCGGATGGGTGGAACGCGTCAAGGAGAACGACGTAATGGTCGGCGGTGTTAACTTCGGCTGCGGCTCTTCCCGCGAGCACGCGCCCATCTCCATCCTCGGTGCGGGCATCCCCGTGGTCATCGCCCACAGTTTTGCGCGCATCTTCTACCGCAACGGCTTCAATATGGGCCTGGTGCTGCTGGAGATCGGCGATGATATCGACAAGTTCAGCGACAAGGACGAGATCGAGGTGGATACCGCCACTGGCGCGATCAAGAATCTGACCACCGGCGTGACCGTCCAGGCCGCCGCTGTTCCCCCGTTCATGCAGGAAATCCTGAATGCGGGCGGACTGGTCGAATACGCCAAGAAGAAGCTGGCGTAG
- the leuB gene encoding 3-isopropylmalate dehydrogenase, translated as MKICVLPGDGIGPEIVAQGLRVLDAVGEKFGRTFETTEALIGGAAIDAAGEPLPAETVAKCKDADAVLLGAVGGPKWDTIDPAIRPEKGLLGIRKALGLFANLRPAKLFPQLADACYLRPDIVARGLDVMVVRELTGGIYFGEPRFDGEKDGERFGYNTMTYYEHEIRRIAKLAFEAARKRSGRVCSVDKANVLDVSRVWREIVIDEHKNYADVELEHLYVDNAAMQLVRDPSQFDVIVTGNLFGDILSDEAAAITGSIGMLPSASLGAENPGLYEPIHGSAPDIAGQDKANPLATILSVSMMLRHAFDMAEEADCMEQAVEKTLEQGYRTGDIWQEGGKSVGCTAMADAVLANL; from the coding sequence ATGAAGATTTGTGTACTGCCCGGTGACGGGATCGGCCCGGAGATCGTGGCCCAGGGCCTACGCGTACTGGACGCGGTGGGCGAGAAGTTCGGCCGCACTTTCGAGACCACCGAGGCCCTGATCGGCGGCGCGGCCATCGACGCCGCTGGCGAGCCCCTGCCCGCCGAGACCGTGGCCAAGTGCAAGGACGCTGACGCCGTGCTGCTCGGTGCGGTGGGCGGCCCCAAGTGGGATACCATCGACCCGGCCATTCGTCCGGAGAAAGGACTGCTTGGCATCCGCAAGGCGCTGGGCCTGTTCGCCAACCTTCGCCCCGCCAAGCTGTTCCCGCAGTTGGCCGACGCCTGCTACCTGCGCCCGGACATCGTGGCCCGCGGCCTGGATGTCATGGTCGTTCGCGAGCTGACCGGCGGCATCTACTTCGGCGAGCCGCGTTTTGACGGCGAGAAGGACGGCGAGCGTTTCGGTTACAATACCATGACCTACTACGAGCACGAAATCCGCCGCATCGCCAAGCTGGCCTTCGAGGCCGCTCGCAAGCGTTCCGGCCGGGTCTGCTCCGTGGACAAGGCCAACGTCCTGGACGTCTCCCGCGTCTGGCGCGAGATCGTCATCGACGAGCACAAGAATTACGCCGACGTCGAGCTGGAGCACCTGTACGTGGACAACGCAGCCATGCAGTTGGTGCGCGACCCCTCTCAGTTCGACGTGATCGTCACCGGCAACCTGTTCGGTGACATCCTGTCCGACGAGGCCGCGGCCATCACCGGTTCTATCGGTATGCTGCCGTCCGCCTCTCTCGGAGCGGAAAATCCGGGTCTGTACGAGCCTATCCACGGCTCCGCCCCGGACATTGCGGGCCAGGACAAGGCCAACCCGCTGGCCACCATTCTGTCCGTGTCCATGATGCTGCGCCACGCCTTTGACATGGCCGAGGAAGCGGACTGCATGGAGCAGGCCGTGGAGAAGACCCTGGAGCAGGGCTACCGTACCGGCGACATCTGGCAGGAAGGCGGCAAGTCCGTGGGCTGCACGGCAATGGCCGACGCCGTTCTCGCCAATCTGTAG
- a CDS encoding GIY-YIG nuclease family protein: MPTWYVYLLRCADDTLYCGVTTDVKRRIDQHNSGTGAKYTRSRTPVSLEACVSTKSRSDALRLEIKVKKQPRYKKINFLLEHMA; the protein is encoded by the coding sequence ATGCCCACCTGGTACGTCTATCTCCTCCGCTGCGCCGACGACACTCTTTACTGCGGCGTGACCACGGACGTAAAACGCCGCATCGATCAGCACAACTCGGGCACCGGCGCAAAATACACCCGGAGCAGGACACCGGTTTCCCTTGAGGCCTGCGTAAGTACGAAAAGCCGGAGCGATGCCCTCCGACTCGAAATAAAAGTAAAGAAACAGCCAAGATACAAAAAGATAAACTTTCTGCTCGAGCATATGGCGTAA
- a CDS encoding ABC-F family ATP-binding cassette domain-containing protein has protein sequence MSRITVQGLGKSYGGEAVFADVSFEVTPGMRLALAGPNGCGKSTLLKVLAGDVEPDEGQVSVSGSARVGYVEQEMGDDILAQQLLSWVLSALPSWNEFWEQWEQAVADGDDARIERLAHRQAEFEELYGYNPDHKARAILSGLGFADGDLHKNLGELSGGWRERAKLARVLLQGADILLLDEPTNHLDLEAVEWLEEYLLSFRGALAFVVHDRIFLNRVGTHVLFLGGGKPVLRKGSFDEYLAWDAENADQRAKEAAKLSARIDNEYKYINKFRVKARKAAQAQSKLKKVEKLERELSQIKESQASQHRGRSLSFRLPEPKRGDKVAVSVVDLEFHYEGGGSVWPKLDFQLFRGKKVALVAPNGAGKSTLLKLIVGRLEPSAGHTKIGPGTDVGYFSQHQQEILNLDNSVLGEIRRLSDPNLTEEQVMSVLGLFLLGEPYFDRKVKGLSGGEKSRLLLATLFLARSNFLILDEPTNHLDFETREGLIRALKDYEGTLLFVAHDRYLLGEVAEEVWALDENGITPYLGGFKAYREKLKEEECLREQAECVQEQAKEKRKLTKEEKRRQAEERNRLYRQLKPLKKEYEKLEVQLEKALDEQATIEEKMNDPASYEKPEEALKLNASYKDVSDWAEELMLKMSEIEERMEVVTAEVGEIE, from the coding sequence ATGTCACGAATTACAGTTCAGGGTCTCGGCAAGTCCTATGGGGGCGAGGCCGTTTTTGCAGACGTTTCCTTCGAAGTCACGCCGGGCATGCGTCTTGCCCTGGCCGGTCCCAACGGGTGCGGCAAGAGTACCTTGCTCAAAGTGCTGGCGGGAGACGTGGAGCCTGACGAAGGGCAGGTCTCCGTTTCCGGTTCGGCGCGGGTCGGGTACGTTGAACAGGAGATGGGCGACGACATCCTTGCGCAGCAGTTGTTGTCCTGGGTCCTTTCCGCGTTGCCGTCCTGGAACGAGTTCTGGGAGCAGTGGGAACAGGCCGTGGCCGATGGAGACGACGCCCGCATTGAGCGGCTCGCCCACCGGCAGGCCGAGTTCGAGGAACTATACGGCTACAACCCGGACCACAAGGCGCGCGCCATTTTGTCAGGACTCGGGTTCGCTGACGGTGACCTGCACAAGAATCTCGGGGAACTCTCCGGCGGTTGGCGTGAGCGAGCCAAGCTCGCCCGCGTTCTGCTTCAGGGGGCGGATATCCTGCTGCTGGACGAACCTACCAACCACCTTGATCTGGAGGCGGTGGAGTGGCTGGAGGAGTACCTCCTGTCCTTCCGTGGGGCTCTAGCCTTTGTGGTACATGATCGGATTTTTCTCAACCGCGTGGGAACCCATGTGTTGTTCCTGGGCGGGGGCAAGCCTGTTCTGCGTAAGGGCTCTTTTGACGAGTATCTGGCCTGGGACGCGGAAAACGCGGACCAGCGGGCCAAGGAAGCGGCCAAGCTCTCGGCGCGCATCGACAACGAATACAAGTATATCAACAAGTTTCGCGTCAAGGCGCGCAAGGCTGCTCAGGCCCAGTCCAAGCTCAAGAAGGTGGAGAAGCTGGAGCGGGAGCTGAGTCAGATCAAGGAGTCGCAGGCCAGTCAGCATAGGGGCAGAAGCCTTAGCTTCCGGTTGCCGGAGCCCAAGCGCGGCGACAAGGTAGCCGTGTCGGTGGTCGATCTCGAATTTCACTACGAGGGCGGCGGCTCGGTCTGGCCCAAGCTTGATTTTCAGCTTTTCCGAGGCAAGAAGGTGGCTCTGGTCGCGCCCAATGGCGCGGGTAAGTCGACCCTGCTCAAGCTCATTGTGGGCCGCCTGGAGCCTTCCGCCGGACACACCAAGATCGGCCCAGGAACGGACGTGGGCTATTTCAGCCAGCACCAGCAGGAAATCCTGAATTTGGATAATTCGGTTCTCGGAGAGATACGACGACTTTCGGACCCCAATCTGACCGAAGAGCAGGTCATGTCCGTCCTCGGCCTGTTCCTGCTTGGCGAACCCTATTTCGATCGCAAGGTCAAGGGATTGTCCGGTGGCGAGAAATCCCGCCTGTTGCTGGCGACCCTGTTTCTGGCCCGTTCCAATTTCCTGATTCTCGACGAACCCACCAACCATCTGGACTTCGAAACCCGTGAAGGCCTTATCCGGGCCTTGAAGGATTACGAGGGCACGCTCCTGTTCGTGGCTCACGACCGGTACCTGCTGGGTGAGGTTGCTGAGGAGGTCTGGGCCCTGGACGAAAATGGAATCACTCCCTATCTGGGCGGATTCAAGGCATATCGGGAAAAGCTCAAGGAAGAAGAGTGCCTCAGAGAGCAGGCCGAATGTGTCCAGGAGCAGGCCAAGGAAAAGCGCAAGCTCACCAAGGAGGAGAAGCGCCGTCAGGCCGAGGAACGCAACCGTCTCTACCGCCAACTCAAGCCGTTGAAGAAAGAGTATGAAAAACTTGAAGTTCAGCTTGAAAAAGCGTTGGACGAGCAGGCGACAATCGAAGAGAAGATGAATGATCCCGCAAGTTATGAGAAGCCTGAAGAGGCGCTCAAACTCAACGCCTCCTACAAGGACGTTTCAGACTGGGCCGAGGAACTCATGCTCAAGATGAGCGAGATCGAGGAGCGCATGGAGGTCGTCACGGCCGAGGTGGGGGAAATCGAGTGA
- a CDS encoding (deoxy)nucleoside triphosphate pyrophosphohydrolase → MKPTIHVVAGIIWQDGRYLAVERPEGFPMAGWWEFPGGKIELGESQEDALVRELREELDITATELSFWRELEHEYDRYFVRLYFFHVTGFDGELKCLENQRMEWVDPGEPPVLEFLPADVAVVEALHS, encoded by the coding sequence GTGAAGCCGACTATTCATGTGGTTGCGGGCATCATCTGGCAGGATGGGCGTTACCTGGCGGTGGAGCGTCCGGAAGGCTTTCCCATGGCCGGATGGTGGGAGTTCCCAGGCGGCAAGATCGAACTGGGCGAGTCCCAAGAGGACGCGTTGGTCCGCGAACTGCGTGAGGAGTTGGACATTACGGCCACGGAGCTCTCTTTCTGGCGGGAACTCGAACACGAGTACGACCGGTATTTCGTACGGCTGTATTTCTTTCATGTCACCGGCTTCGACGGCGAGTTGAAGTGCCTGGAAAATCAGCGCATGGAGTGGGTCGATCCGGGCGAACCGCCTGTCCTTGAGTTCCTTCCGGCGGACGTCGCCGTGGTCGAAGCCCTTCACTCCTGA
- the metF gene encoding methylenetetrahydrofolate reductase [NAD(P)H] yields MHVCDLIEEHSPFISLEFFPPKEKEAWSGFFEVVEKVKALNPLFASVTYGAGGGTQDNTLEIASRIKKDHGIEPVTHLTSVGASSEKLDGFLKSLREADIQNVLALRGDAPQGVKDFDFATQEFQHATDVIEFIRTRYPEICVGGAAYPEPHPESPSIQSDLEMVRLKVEKGARFLVTQLFFDNRMYFDYIERLKELGADVPVIPGVLPIMSLRSAKFILGLCGAAIPGKFLSALEKAHVEGGDEAVYELGIAYATKQAQELIDGGAPGVHLYTLNRAEAVLEIGKNLKI; encoded by the coding sequence TTGCACGTCTGTGATTTGATCGAAGAACACTCTCCGTTTATTTCACTGGAATTCTTTCCGCCCAAGGAGAAGGAAGCGTGGTCGGGCTTTTTCGAGGTCGTTGAAAAGGTCAAGGCGCTTAATCCCCTGTTCGCTTCGGTGACCTACGGAGCGGGTGGCGGAACCCAGGACAACACGCTTGAGATCGCCTCGCGCATCAAGAAGGATCATGGCATCGAGCCGGTTACCCACTTGACCAGCGTGGGGGCGTCCTCCGAGAAGCTTGATGGCTTTCTGAAGAGCCTGCGCGAGGCGGACATCCAGAACGTCCTTGCCTTGCGCGGCGACGCGCCCCAGGGGGTGAAGGATTTCGATTTCGCCACCCAGGAGTTTCAGCACGCCACCGACGTCATCGAGTTCATCCGCACGCGATACCCGGAAATCTGCGTGGGCGGGGCCGCCTATCCGGAGCCCCACCCCGAGTCTCCCTCCATTCAGTCGGACCTGGAAATGGTCCGCCTCAAGGTGGAGAAGGGGGCACGTTTTCTGGTCACCCAGCTCTTCTTCGACAACCGCATGTACTTCGACTACATCGAACGGCTGAAGGAATTGGGTGCGGATGTGCCTGTCATCCCCGGGGTGCTCCCCATTATGAGTCTGCGCTCGGCCAAGTTCATCCTCGGCCTCTGCGGTGCGGCCATACCCGGTAAATTTTTGAGCGCGCTGGAAAAGGCGCATGTGGAGGGCGGAGACGAAGCCGTGTATGAACTCGGCATCGCCTACGCTACCAAACAGGCCCAGGAGCTCATAGACGGCGGCGCGCCCGGCGTGCACCTCTATACGCTCAACCGGGCCGAAGCAGTGTTGGAAATCGGAAAGAATTTAAAGATATGA
- a CDS encoding aspartate-semialdehyde dehydrogenase, with translation MSKNPVVAVCGATGAVGREMLKVLEQRDFPYSEIIPMASYRSAGKKVPFKGEELTVVELTENSFEGVDLALFSAGGSTSEKFAPIAAKSGCVVVDNSSAWRMNDECPLVVPEVNPHDLDWHKGIIANPNCSTIQMMVALKPIHDEAKIKRVVVSTYQAVSGTGQKAIEELENQVRRLMSGQPVVADVYPHQIAFNCLPQIDVFMDNGYTKEEMKMVNETVKIMGDPSIKVTATCVRVPVFYGHSESINIETEEKLSADDVRSLLSKAPGIIVEDYPEKKAYPMAINAAGEDATYVGRIREDETIANGINMWIVSDNIRKGAALNTVQIAETLIERDLVRVP, from the coding sequence ATGAGCAAGAATCCTGTCGTTGCCGTCTGCGGCGCCACCGGCGCCGTGGGCCGTGAAATGTTGAAGGTCCTCGAACAGCGGGACTTCCCGTACAGCGAAATCATCCCTATGGCTTCCTACCGCAGCGCCGGTAAGAAGGTCCCGTTCAAGGGTGAGGAGCTGACCGTTGTCGAGCTGACCGAGAATTCTTTCGAAGGTGTGGACCTGGCCCTGTTTTCCGCTGGCGGCTCCACTTCGGAGAAGTTCGCCCCCATCGCGGCCAAGTCCGGTTGCGTCGTGGTCGACAACTCCTCGGCCTGGCGTATGAACGACGAGTGTCCGCTGGTGGTCCCCGAGGTCAATCCGCATGACCTGGACTGGCACAAGGGCATCATTGCCAACCCCAACTGTTCCACCATCCAGATGATGGTCGCTCTCAAGCCCATCCATGACGAGGCCAAGATCAAGCGCGTGGTGGTCTCCACCTACCAGGCCGTTTCCGGCACCGGCCAGAAGGCCATTGAGGAACTGGAGAACCAGGTCCGCCGCCTGATGTCCGGTCAGCCCGTGGTCGCGGATGTTTACCCGCACCAGATCGCCTTCAACTGTCTGCCCCAGATCGACGTGTTCATGGATAATGGTTACACCAAGGAAGAGATGAAGATGGTCAACGAGACCGTCAAGATCATGGGCGATCCGTCCATCAAGGTCACCGCCACCTGCGTGCGCGTGCCGGTCTTCTACGGCCACAGTGAGTCCATCAACATTGAGACCGAGGAAAAGCTGAGTGCCGATGACGTGCGTTCCCTGCTGTCCAAGGCCCCCGGCATCATCGTCGAGGACTATCCCGAAAAGAAGGCCTACCCCATGGCCATCAATGCAGCAGGTGAAGACGCCACCTACGTGGGTCGTATCCGCGAGGACGAAACCATCGCCAACGGCATCAACATGTGGATCGTTTCCGACAATATCCGCAAGGGCGCGGCCCTCAATACCGTCCAGATCGCCGAGACTCTCATTGAGCGTGACCTGGTTCGGGTGCCTTAA
- a CDS encoding aminotransferase class IV, with protein MVKVADRQAYLDAMLAAQRPGIAEIQAFYEHRVGMICTDPSVMLMPWDDHLVHRGDGVFEAMKFVEGRLYQLDPHLERMKRSSSAIYLEPPCSWEEIRELILEVCRAGGKDTGMLRVFLGRGPGGFGVFPSECPESSLYIVAGNLHVPKESVYEKGATAFKTSIPAKQSYLATIKSIDYLPNVLMKREALEKGYDYPFCFDKNEYLAEGATENVCIVNREGKLVIPESTNALAGTTLLRAVDLLKGDLSVIFRGITKEDILEAREVIIVGTTGDAIPVVRFNGKPIHDVQPGPVAKRIRALLRQDLLENGTPL; from the coding sequence ATGGTCAAAGTCGCTGACAGGCAGGCCTATCTCGACGCCATGCTCGCCGCTCAAAGGCCGGGCATCGCCGAGATTCAGGCCTTTTACGAGCATCGCGTGGGCATGATCTGCACGGACCCCTCCGTGATGCTTATGCCGTGGGACGATCATCTGGTCCACCGCGGCGACGGCGTGTTCGAGGCCATGAAGTTCGTGGAGGGCAGGTTGTACCAGCTTGATCCTCACCTCGAACGCATGAAGCGTTCCTCCTCGGCCATCTACCTGGAGCCGCCGTGCTCCTGGGAAGAGATTCGAGAGCTGATCCTGGAGGTCTGCCGCGCCGGAGGAAAGGACACGGGCATGTTGCGCGTGTTCCTCGGACGCGGGCCCGGCGGATTCGGCGTGTTTCCTTCCGAATGCCCTGAATCGAGCCTGTATATCGTGGCGGGCAACCTGCATGTGCCGAAGGAGTCTGTCTACGAGAAGGGGGCTACGGCCTTCAAGACGTCCATTCCGGCCAAGCAGTCCTATCTTGCGACCATCAAGTCCATCGACTACCTGCCCAATGTGCTCATGAAGCGCGAGGCGCTGGAAAAGGGCTACGACTATCCGTTCTGTTTCGACAAGAACGAGTATCTGGCCGAAGGCGCCACGGAAAACGTGTGCATCGTCAACCGTGAGGGCAAGCTGGTCATTCCGGAGTCCACCAACGCCCTGGCAGGGACGACCCTGCTGCGGGCCGTGGATCTGCTCAAGGGCGATTTATCCGTGATCTTCCGAGGTATCACCAAGGAGGATATCCTGGAGGCCCGCGAGGTGATCATTGTGGGCACTACCGGGGACGCCATTCCGGTGGTCCGCTTTAACGGCAAGCCGATTCACGACGTGCAGCCCGGCCCGGTGGCCAAGCGCATTCGTGCGCTGCTCAGGCAGGACCTGCTGGAGAACGGCACTCCGCTCTAG